The segment TAATACAGCAGCAAAAAAAGTAGAAACAAAGGCAAAAGAAAGTATAATCTATGGCATAAATACTGCACCATCAGGAGTTTTCAATCCATTGGTTGCAGACACAAGATATGATGTAAACGTTAATGCTATAATTTATTTGCCACTTTTAAAAATTGACTCAAAAGGAGAATTTGTACCGGCTTTAGCTGATAAATACGAAATTTCTGAAGATCAAAAAACTATTACATACAAATTAAATTCTAAAGCTAAATGGCATGATGGAAAAGAAGTTACAGCAGAGGATGTTATATTTACTTTAACTTCTCTAGCTGACCCTAAATATGGCGGAGAGCTTTCTGATGTTGTTTCAAGAATAAAGGGTGCTAAAGAATACAGTAGTGGCAGTGCTAAAAATGTTTTAGGGTTAAAGGCTGTTGATAAAAGCACAGTACAAATAGAATTAACAGAAGCTTATGCTCCTGCACTAATCCAAATATCTGGATTACAAACAATTCCAAAACACATATGGGAAAAAGAACCTGTTGAAAAATGGGCAGAAGCTAAGGATTTACTTTCAAAACCAGTAGGATCAGGTGCATACAAACTTAAAGAATACAAAGATGGAGAATTTGTTAAGTTTTCTTCTTCAGAAGATTTCTTTGGTGAAAAAGCAAAAACTAAGAATTTCATTTTAAAAGTTATAAATGGAGATACTCTTCAAGCAGAGTTAAAAAATCACAGTGTTGATATAGCAAATATAAAAGATATTAAAAAAGCAGATATCGAGTCAGTAAAAAAAGATGGATATAGTGTAGCTAGCTATGAAGATTTTATGTTCCAGTATATGGGCTTTAATCTTAGAAATCCAAAATTCCAAGATAAAAAAGTTAGACAAGCTTTTGTATATGCAATTGATAGACAAGCTATGGTAGATAAATTAATTGAAGGCAGAGGAACTGGTATAAATACTGCATTGCTTCCAACAGGCTGGGCATATCCAAAAGAAGGATTAAATGAATATAAATACGATGTTGAAAAAGCAAAAACTCTTATGAAAGATGCAGGGTGGACTTTAAAAGACGGTACACTTGTAAATGCAAAGGAAGAAAAATTTGAAGTAACATTAAAGGTTCCAACAGGTTTAAAAGCAAGAGAACAATCTGCTTTAATCATACAAGAAGCACTTAAAAAAATCGGAGTAACTGTTAAGATAGAAACAATGGAATTTCCAACTTTAATGACTCAAGTTGTTAAAAACCATGAATTTGATTTATATTTAATGGGCAACACTTTATCAGCAGATCCTGATCCAAAGGCATTCTGGTACTCAAAAGCAGCAAGTGATAAAAAAGGTGAAATAGGATATAACATAGTTGGTTATAGAAATGAAGAAGTAGATAAAATAATTGATGAGGGACTATCAACAATTGATAGGGCAAAGAGAACTGAGACTTATGCAAAATTTGGTAAGATAATAAATGAAGATGTTCCAGAAGTATTCTTATATGTTCAAAATAATGATATAGCATATAACAAGAACTTAAAGAACTTCAACCCATCAACTTTTGATGAATTTGCTAATATAGAAAATTGGGAAATACAAGAATAGAATATAATTATAATTAGAGAAGGTGTATTCCTTCTCTAATTTCATAAGAGGTAAAAGATGAAAAAGTATATTTTAAAAAGATTTTTTATATCTTTAGTTATGATTTTTGGAGTTTCAATTATAATTTTTGTGCTTGTTCAAAGTCAACCAGGGGATCCTTATTCAACAATGATAAGTCCCACTATTAGTAAGGAAACTGTACAAAAAATGCTAAGAAAAATAGGATATTATGATCCTATATGGCTTAAATACGTTAAATGGCTTAAGAGAGCTATTGTGGGGAATTTAGGATATTCAATAAAATATAAAATTCCAGTATTAAATGTTATAACACCAAGACTATATAATACCCTTATTTTGTCTATAACTTCCTTTATAATTAGTGCAATTGTAGCTATTATAGCTGGAG is part of the Haloimpatiens sp. FM7315 genome and harbors:
- a CDS encoding ABC transporter substrate-binding protein, with amino-acid sequence MKFKKLFALTVTAAMTASFFTGCGASNSNTAAKKVETKAKESIIYGINTAPSGVFNPLVADTRYDVNVNAIIYLPLLKIDSKGEFVPALADKYEISEDQKTITYKLNSKAKWHDGKEVTAEDVIFTLTSLADPKYGGELSDVVSRIKGAKEYSSGSAKNVLGLKAVDKSTVQIELTEAYAPALIQISGLQTIPKHIWEKEPVEKWAEAKDLLSKPVGSGAYKLKEYKDGEFVKFSSSEDFFGEKAKTKNFILKVINGDTLQAELKNHSVDIANIKDIKKADIESVKKDGYSVASYEDFMFQYMGFNLRNPKFQDKKVRQAFVYAIDRQAMVDKLIEGRGTGINTALLPTGWAYPKEGLNEYKYDVEKAKTLMKDAGWTLKDGTLVNAKEEKFEVTLKVPTGLKAREQSALIIQEALKKIGVTVKIETMEFPTLMTQVVKNHEFDLYLMGNTLSADPDPKAFWYSKAASDKKGEIGYNIVGYRNEEVDKIIDEGLSTIDRAKRTETYAKFGKIINEDVPEVFLYVQNNDIAYNKNLKNFNPSTFDEFANIENWEIQE
- a CDS encoding ABC transporter permease — encoded protein: MKKYILKRFFISLVMIFGVSIIIFVLVQSQPGDPYSTMISPTISKETVQKMLRKIGYYDPIWLKYVKWLKRAIVGNLGYSIKYKIPVLNVITPRLYNTLILSITSFIISAIVAIIAGVYAASKRNSFFDKISGLLAFIFLSIPTFSLDFF